TACTAAAGAACAGAATGAGGAGGATAGCCTTCATGACGAACCTCAAGTTAGTTCAACGTGCGCAGCGTGAGAACCAATGCACCCGCCACAACAAATCCGAGTCCGCCGCCAAGCAACACTTCGCGGGTTGAATGGCGACCCAGCACAATCCGTGACCACCCGATGAGGCAAGCAAGAATCAACGCAGCAAACGCAATGTCGGGCCTGATGAGAAACAGAGTCAGCGCGACAAAAACGCCGAAGCCTGTGTGCAACGACACCTTGACCTTCGAGTTAATGAAATGCGCCGAGCCTACCAATACGATGATCGCTGCGGCTCCGAGAGGAATTTCCGGAGGCACGTCGGCAAGGAGGGCAACAATGGTGACGATCAGAAGCAACGGAAGGAGGATTCTGTAAAACTGCCCCCGCTGCCG
This Bacteroidota bacterium DNA region includes the following protein-coding sequences:
- a CDS encoding phosphatase PAP2 family protein, which codes for MNNSRITIARWISIIGHPFLLMPALTGIIAYHVLPPKQALIAELVALGVVIVPAAVYTMYRVRKGTWGDLDVSDQRQRGQFYRILLPLLLIVTIVALLADVPPEIPLGAAAIIVLVGSAHFINSKVKVSLHTGFGVFVALTLFLIRPDIAFAALILACLIGWSRIVLGRHSTREVLLGGGLGFVVAGALVLTLRTLN